A genomic region of Choristoneura fumiferana chromosome 17, NRCan_CFum_1, whole genome shotgun sequence contains the following coding sequences:
- the LOC141436937 gene encoding uncharacterized protein translates to MSNKSNKMIEEESTDDSKMDVTALLFDISKEIKHFYETPVIFITKKDLSDVVFNAMCTIRNLLDQENENNKNRIMDVIVDYHLQWMHSVNDIENFHKRFNDASELPREEVVQAISFTIDSIGYRLKYYQRYMEKYRKGLSNVNQANISAELEIVEEMHKDVAYALVEKLKCFQSYCGDEEFKLKVNNEIDELLNWLDKISDNLALTLSKYVNVNLPHFSGDLTKTLQQIVEELQTANTPPAQKMLEELKEKGKELGTMIRCTAGHNLEISKVVEKITILKDRIKRLASENATAAVMALKHKKDFLQGRLASLDKLKTSLKSMNKLVDMSLTDVAEEELCVCEDFFQLRIFNHSLPRADRERLVTELCYLWDLAVFGEKHRSIISILSATEMREEFTDDLGTYYVDEYNRKIYRFPEDETLYQCNERDELVPLADDADHIYYYDECGRYFLEPKTRQRVYKAHAQASEYMMDTCGVLLKTKEERDGITYYYDNYGRYYINSDGKHIYREADTVSEYENDGLGNLVRIRSHLDIFDPCPDDENVTEDFRYLKQNVGEALRQCIAETILRQPADPIKFLSASLIKYRDNIEQREKRAREKEELDAEREIVAAEERTAAERARMEAELLMQGGSEASFDSNMIRYQSLTHAQADAASASSK, encoded by the exons ATGtctaataaaagtaataaa ATGATAGAGGAAGAGTCCACCGACGATTCAAAAATGGACGTTACAGCGCTGCTGTTTGATATCTCAaaagaaattaaacatttttacgAGACACCGGTGATATTTATTACCAAAAAAGATCTTTCTGACGTTGTGTTCAATGCCATGTGTACGATCCGCAATCTTTTGGACCAAGAAAATGAAAACAACAAAAATCGCATCATGGACGTCATTGTCGATTACCACTTGCAATGGATGCATTCTGTCAATGACattgaaaattttcacaaaCGATTTAACGATGCTAGTGAGCTGCCCAGAGAAGAAGTGGTTCAAGCCATCAGTTTCACTATAGATAGTATAGGCTATCGTCTAAAATATTATCAAAGGTATATGGAAAAATACCGGAAAGGTCTTTCAAATGTAAACCAGGCTAATATAAGCGCTGAGCTAGAAATCGTAGAAGAAATGCATAAAGATGTCGCATACGCTTTAGTAGAAAAATTGAAATGCTTCCAGAGCTATTGCGGCGACGAGGAGTTTAAACTGAAAGTAAACAATGAAATAGATGAACTTCTTAACTGGCTTGATAAAATTAGTGACAATCTAGCTTTGACTCTTAGCAAATACGTAAATGTTAATTTGCCACATTTCAGTGGtgatttaacaaaaactttacaGCAAATTGTCGAAGAGCTTCAGACAGCTAATACACCGCCAGCTCAAAAAATGTTAGAAGAACTCAAGGAAAAGGGCAAGGAGCTTGGTACAATGATACGATGTACTGCTGGTCACAATCTTGAAATCAGCAAAGTTGTAGAGAAAATCACAATTTTAAAAGACCGTATTAAGCGCCTTGCAAGCGAAAATGCGACCGCAGCTGTGATGGCATTAAAACACAAGAAGGATTTCCTTCAAGGTCGGCTTGCTTctttagataaattaaaaacatcctTAAAAAGTATGAATAAGTTAGTCGACATGTCACTAACAGATGTAGCGGAAGAGGAATTGTGCGTTTGTGaggatttttttcaattaagaATATTTAATCATTCTCTTCCGCGGGCGGATCGTGAACGCCTCGTCACGGAATTATGTTACTTGTGGGACTTGGCTGTATTCGGAGAAAAACACCGCTCAATCATCTCAATTCTTAGCGCGACTGAGATGAGAGAAGAGTTCACCGATGATCTTGGAACTTACTACGTGGACGAatataatagaaaaatataCAGATTCCCGGAAGATGAGACTTTATACCAATGTAACGAACGTGACGAATTAGTTCCACTAGCAGATGATGCAGatcacatttattattatgacgaATGTGGTAGatactttttggagccaaaaacAAGACAGCGGGTGTACAAAGCTCATGCACAAGCAAGTGAATATATGATGGATACATGTGGGGTCCTATTAAAGACAAAAGAGGAACGAGACGGCATTACTTATTATTACGACAATTATGGACGTTATTACATTAACAGTGATGGAAAACATATTTACCGTGAAGCGGACACTGTAAGTGAATATGAAAATGATGGTTTAGGGAATCTCGTACGCATTAGAAGTCACTTGGACATATTTGATCCTTGCCCCGACGATGAAAATGTAACAGAAGATTTTAGGTATCTAAAGCAAAATGTTGGAGAAGCATTGCGTCAATGCATCGCTGAAACAATTTTACGTCAGCCTGCTGATCCGATAAAATTTTTATCCGCTAGTCTTATTAAGTATAGAGACAATATTGAGCAACGAGAAAAAAGAGCAAGAGAAAAGGAGGAATTAGATGCTGAAAGAGAAATTGTGGCAGCCGAGGAACGTACTGCTGCTGAGAGAGCCAGGATGGAAGCTGAACTTCTTATGCAAGGTGGCAGTGAGGCTAGCTTTGATTCAAACATGATAAGATACCAATCTTTGACTCATGCACAAGCTGATGCAGCTTCAGCTagttcaaagtaa
- the Rpn6 gene encoding regulatory particle non-ATPase 6: protein MAGAMLFERSRVSSSTTREDEVRMTDKMVSTGEPPEDDEENIRAKEQGILNLGEKYKKEGKAKELAELIKATRPFLSLISKAKAAKLVRALVDFFLDLEAGIGIEVQLCKECIEWAKEERRTFLRQSLEARLIALYFDTGMYTEALDLATALLRELKKLDDKNLLVEVLLLESKTYHALSNLPKARASLTSARTTANAIYCPPKMQAALDLQSGILHAADERDFKTAYSYFYEAFEGYDGADSPKALTALKYMLLSKIMLNQAEEVAVVCGSKSALKYAGKDLEAMRAVATASHKRSLADFQAALKTYKPELEEDTVVRAHLGALYDTMLEQNLCRIVEPYMRVQVDHVARSIRLPVVQVEKKLSQMILDKKLNGILDQGEGVLIVFDESPLEKTYETVLETIHHMSKVVDTLYQKAKKLS from the coding sequence ATGGCTGGTGCAATGCTATTCGAAAGGTCGCGTGTGTCGTCGTCGACGACCAGAGAAGACGAGGTCCGCATGACCGACAAGATGGTCAGTACTGGAGAACCGCCGGAGGATGACGAGGAAAACATAAGGGCCAAGGAGCAGGGCATTCTGAACCTCGGCGAGAAGTACAAGAAGGAGGGCAAGGCCAAGGAGCTGGCCGAACTCATCAAAGCAACAAGACCCTTCCTGAGCTTGATAAGCAAGGCGAAAGCGGCGAAACTGGTGCGTGCACTGGTTGACTTCTTCCTCGATTTGGAGGCAGGTATCGGGATAGAGGTCCAATTGTGCAAAGAGTGTATAGAATGGGCCAAGGAGGAGCGGCGCACTTTCCTGCGACAGTCGCTGGAGGCGCGGCTAATTGCGCTGTACTTCGACACCGGGATGTACACGGAAGCGCTCGACCTGGCCACCGCGCTTTTGCGAGAGCTCAAAAAGTTAGATGACAAGAATCTACTAGTCGAAGTACTCCTTTTAGAGAGCAAAACTTATCACGCCCTCAGCAATCTACCTAAAGCCCGCGCTTCCTTGACTTCAGCGCGAACCACAGCCAATGCAATCTATTGCCCCCCCAAGATGCAAGCAGCTCTGGACTTGCAGTCTGGAATACTACATGCAGCAGACGAACGCGATTTTAAAACTGCTTACTCATATTTCTATGAAGCTTTTGAGGGCTACGATGGTGCGGACAGCCCAAAAGCTCTTACAGCCTTAAAGTACATGTTGCTGTCTAAAATTATGTTAAATCAGGCCGAAGAAGTGGCTGTAGTGTGTGGAAGCAAATCCGCCCTCAAATATGCAGGTAAAGACTTGGAAGCCATGAGAGCTGTAGCCACCGCTTCCCACAAGAGGTCACTGGCTGACTTCCAAGCTGCTCTTAAAACTTACAAGCCGGAACTTGAAGAAGATACCGTAGTGCGAGCTCATCTCGGTGCCCTGTATGACACAATGTTGGAACAGAATTTGTGTCGCATTGTAGAACCTTACATGAGAGTGCAAGTCGACCATGTTGCACGTTCCATCCGTCTACCTGTAGTCCAAGTAGAGAAGAAACTCTCACAAATGATTTTGGACAAAAAGCTTAATGGGATCCTGGATCAAGGAGAAGGCGTCCTGATCGTGTTTGACGAGTCGCCCCTGGAGAAGACCTATGAGACAGTCCTCGAGACCATCCACCATATGAGCAAGGTTGTGGATACTCTCTACCAGAAAGCGAAGAAACTATCATAG
- the LOC141436810 gene encoding uncharacterized protein encodes MEQDDDMIVIIVGDESDNEESSHFPPIKIKEEILDETESTMDTQNQEDTVTVFIKEETMDQAEEYLEAEFNEIISNYEVKKEDEDYVPTENEDDKRRYKLLHPCQRRSFVKELREQYPELSEDKDLLVCTLAAIMRNVKPPPLPQDYYVMNGIMLECVVCTAFSETIPAAGRHYQEKHGPRYLICFACGADFRSTTNLYKHEKRCSGTDVEVVLRARAIFVGNKGRQRPFLNMAKKMRPLHSLTANPPKNHKFCCDSCPAEFNSRAALVSHLYLHSGLRPFRCAHCPCAYTSQSALTRHLKQHSDVKYVCDHCDRPFKVKTALVSHLDTHLPYRKHVCEECGRRFAQKSALMLHIDGKHRNLPPPCACQLCPKRFRRMTLLKDHMRKDHGMLLMTRKMFFKKLPTMTNTQIQHAKAILKTDEAFSDSQHIFPQYQNIPDVNEEFLSYIEENCLFDQSESLVT; translated from the exons ATGGAACAAGACGACGATATGATTGTAATAATAGTTGGAGACGAGAGTGATAACGAGGAAAGTTCTCATTTCCCtccaataaaaattaaagaagagATTTTGGACGAAACTGAAAGCACAATGGACACTCAAAATCAGGAAGACACTgttactgtttttattaaagAAGAGACAATGGATCAGGCAGAAGAGTACTTGGAGGCAGAATTTAATGAGATTATTTCAAATTATGAAGTTAAAAAAGAAGACGAGGATTATGTTCCTACTGAAAATGAGGATGATAAGAGGAGGTATAAGTTGCTGCATCCTTGTCAGAGAAGGTCTTTTGTGAAGGAACTCCGGGAGCAGTACCCAGAGTTGTCTGAAGATAAGGACTTGCTTGTCTGTACGCTTGCGGCGATTATGAGGAATGTCAAGCCTCCACCACTGCCTCAAGACTATTATGTTATGAATGGTATTATGTTGGA ATGCGTAGTGTGTACAGCCTTTTCCGAGACAATCCCTGCCGCCGGCCGTCACTACCAAGAGAAACACGGGCCAAGATATCTCATTTGTTTTGCTTGCGGAGCTGATTTTAGGAG CACGACAAACTTGTACAAGCATGAGAAGCGATGCAGCGGGACTGATGTCGAGGTGGTGCTCCGAGCGCGTGCCATCTTCGTCGGCAACAAGGGCCGGCAACGCCCCTTCTTGAACATGGCTAAGAAAATGCGACCGCTTCA CTCCCTGACTGCAAATCCTCCAAAGAATCA TAAGTTCTGCTGCGACAGTTGTCCGGCGGAGTTCAACTCGCGCGCGGCGCTGGTGTCCCACCTGTACCTGCACAGCGGGCTGCGGCCCTTCCGCTGCGCACACTGTCCCTGCGCCTACACCTCGCAGTCGGCGCTGACG CGTCACCTGAAGCAGCACAGTGACGTCAAGTACGTGTGCGACCACTGCGACCGCCCCTTTAAAGTCAAGACTGCACTGGTGTCGCATCTCGATACACATttac CGTACCGAAAGCATGTGTGCGAGGAGTGCGGGCGTCGTTTCGCCCAGAAGAGTGCCCTGATGCTGCATATAGACGGGAAACACCGCAACTTGCCGCCGCCCTGTGCCTGCCAGTTATGCCCCAAGAG GTTTAGAAGAATGACGTTGTTAAAAGACCACATGAGGAAAGACCATGGGATGTTGTTGATGACTCGAAAG ATGTTCTTCAAAAAGCTGCCGACGATGACAAATACACAGATCCAGCACGCTAAAGCTATATTGAAGACTGACGAAGCGTTTTCAGACTCGCAACACATATTCCCGCAGTACCAAAATATTCCGGATGTCAACGAAGAGTTTCTATCTTACATCGAAGAAAATTGTCTATTTGATCAAAGCGAAAGTCTAGTGACGTAA